From a region of the Schistocerca nitens isolate TAMUIC-IGC-003100 chromosome 8, iqSchNite1.1, whole genome shotgun sequence genome:
- the LOC126199525 gene encoding piggyBac transposable element-derived protein 3-like, whose amino-acid sequence MDVLFIDDKGQKRELEEDDILTILEMPSGSEDDISSDDSIAAPTVNIDTIVNNIEEYCPTDSESDNCNNETSHVSTVPAPDSLPHMPNLNDKSESSRKKLRRDHVTWKLRSFDFPVVKKIFKRNLHLPDEVYALETPFQFFKYMFTYGLLNHIAEQTILYSVEKDPTKPYNTNSKDLSKLIGIFILSSVMSSRNTRLFWNPAVGLSVKCDTMSVNEFEKLRQFLHFNDNSKEIPHDQPNCDKLHKICPVIESLKEQLSTIPLEENLAVDEQMCATKSRHHLKQYMPDKPHKWGYKIFMLCGISGFTYDFEIYTGQENLPAHRLQDEPDLGASSNVVVRLTRSILKHVGHTSYFDNYYTSLHLMTFLASQGILFLGTVRRNRIPDCTN is encoded by the coding sequence ATGGACGTATTATTCATTGACGACAAAGGTCAGAAAAGAGAGTTAGAGGAGGATGATATTCTTACCATTCTTGAGATGCCTTCTGGAAGTGAAGATGATATCTCATCTGATGACTCAATTGCTGCCCCAACTGTAAACATAGACACAATAGTTAACAATATTGAGGAGTATTGTCCAACAGACTCTGAATCTGACAACTGTAATAATGAAACTTCACATGTCTCCACAGTCCCAGCACCAGATTCCTTGCCTCATATGCCTAATCTGAATGATAAATCTGAGTCATCAAGGAAAAAGCTGAGGAGAGATCATGTAACATGGAAGCTGCGTAGTTTTGATTTTCCAGTTGTTAAAAAAATATTCAAGAGAAACCTCCATCTACCAGATGAAGTTTATGCTTTGGAAACACCATTTCAATTCttcaaatatatgtttacatacGGTTTACTGAATCACATTGCAGAACAAACAATATTATACAGTGTTGAAAAAGATCCAACAAAGCCTTATAATACGAATTCTAAAGATCTTTCAAAACTCATAGGAATCTTTATCTTATCATCAGTTATGTCATCAAGAAACACTAGGCTGTTTTGGAACCCAGCTGTGGGGTTATCTGTGAAATGCGACACAATGTCAGTGAATGAATTTGAGAAATTGAGGCAGTTTTTGCATTTCAATGACAATAGCAAGGAAATTCCTCATGATCAGCCAAATTGTGATAAGCTGCACAAAATTTGCCCAGTCATAGAGTCACTAAAGGAGCAGCTTTCCACAATACCACTAGAAGAGAATCTTGCAGTAGATGAGCAGATGTGTGCAACAAAATCAAGGCACCATCTAAAGCAATACATGCCTGATAAGCCACACAAATGGGGCTACAAAATTTTCATGTTGTGTGGTATATCTGGCTTCACTTATGATTTTGAAATCTATACTGGACAGGAAAATCTTCCAGCACATCGCTTGCAAGATGAACCGGATTTGGGTGCCAGTAGCAATGTGGTTGTCAGATTAACACGATCTATTCTAAAGCACGTGGGTCATACGTCGTACTTTGACAACTACTACACATCCTTACATCTAATGACATTCTTGGCTTCTCAAGGAATTTTGTTTCTGGGAACTGTTAGGAGAAACAGAATTCCAGACTGTACCAACTGA